A single region of the Branchiostoma lanceolatum isolate klBraLanc5 chromosome 1, klBraLanc5.hap2, whole genome shotgun sequence genome encodes:
- the LOC136427413 gene encoding membrane-associated phosphatidylinositol transfer protein 1-like, with product MLIKEYRIALPLSVEEYRIAQLYMIQKKSRDESQGEGNGVEILVNEPYEEGPGGSGQYTRKVYHIGTHIPGWFRSILPKAALRVEEEAWNAYPYTRTRYTCPFIEKFYLEIETKYCADGGKQDNVFNLSGAEKRNRIVDVIDVVKDDLPAHDYKLEEDPALYKSVKTGRGPLGTDWKQKCQDSQTQDIMCSYKLCKVEFRYWGMQNKIEKFIHDVALRKTMLQAHRQAWCWQDEWEGLQIDDIRRLEKETQLALAHKMHRQDSSNSMDSTVSERDEEMKPAPPQASLRTTDGDFQPPAEDSTLQATETSRSAPQNRSANGCESRNFFEWRFQSIMRDSENSSSDEEFFDAQDVLDETLLTKWSSEEMVAMEMVAMPPETPDKPQEKDDLIEMQEGTKEHAGIPSPQQEEPHSVQRLPTSLQSSSQAASSAPCNLLILVLHGGSILDQGSSIFGSKQSDISTFTSTFESVIKSHFPSMAGQVSIQLVTCPRACVEALSMLTSVSPFSTEAASPHSKGRLLSKEHLPIGAVPLLSAASADFPEHVAAVIARANQVYQDFLGSPEGAGFCGQVCLIGDCVGGILGYEALCLTQQYGSGASEDHSPCSPHTPGTAHAMDSPYTPGTAHAMDSPYTPGPGSAHRMDMDTGGLGDHSPCSPYTPGTAHAMDSPYTPGPGSAHRMDMDTEGSSLLEDSLGDSDRGADGEVSSPSSSFKGRFPSIPSGQDSDSPRRRFHLSYDSPDIPAPGDQPTKFEFEVGDFFLFGCPLSLILIMRQLIAGSDKKVCPAQPACTQVYNMFHPTDPLAARLEPLIQDQFSHIAPVSVSRYHKFPLGDGSTNLLVDAVQSHPSLFMSTLPLQPEERRPSEASVSSQTSQSSGQGDAIHYLASVTNRWWGAKRIDYALYCPEALTDLLFLSSLVTNRWWGAKRIDYALYCPEALTAFPSMTLPYLFHASYWESADVIAFILRQVVRVENVSIHIGDGKEMALFSPTQPRERWLKRRTAVKIKNMTANHRAADIVTLQNTGQSLTARFMYGPLDMVALTGEKVDVYIMLKPPAGEWVHFDTALTNNHGRINYAVPKERLLGCGIYPVKMIVRGDHTSADSFLTVILPKTECVVFSIDGSFTASVSIMGKDPKVRAGAVDVVRHWQELGYLIVYVTGRPDMQKHQVVSWLAQHNFPHGVVSFCDGLSHDPLRQKANYLRNLVQEVEIVVHAAYGSVKDIPVYTSLGLDSSRLFIVGRPNKKNQNQAQFINEGYAVHLSHLLHQPASQPAKGGAYMVLHKGCFRCVYCVLTVVCLLLQFINEGYAVHLSHLLHQPASQPAKGGAYMVLHKGCFGLPGQAKGMIRPMAGRQATISPGSAQAAPSSQ from the exons AAAAAGTCTCGAGACGAGAGCCAGGGCGAGGGAAACGGGGTTGAGATCCTGGTGAACGAGCCGTATGAGGAAGGACCGGGGGGCAGCGGGCAGTACACGAGGAAGGTCTACCATATAGGAACTCACATACCGG GTTGGTTCCGGTCCATCCTCCCTAAGGCGGCCCTGCGTGTTGAGGAGGAGGCATGGAACGCGTACCCTTACACCCGGACCCGGTACACCTGTCCCTTCATCGAGAAGTTTTACCTGGAGATCGAGACGAAGTACTGCGCCGATGGAGGGAAGCAGGACAACGTGTTCAACTTGAGCGGAGCTGAGAAAAGGAATAGGATAGTAG ATGTTATAGACGTAGTTAAGGACGACCTTCCGGCTCACGACTACAAGTTAGAGGAGGACCCCGCGCTGTACAAGTCTGTCAAAACTGGGCGGGGACCGCTCGGGACGGACtggaaacagaaatgtcaaG ACTCCCAGACCCAGGACATCATGTGCTCCTACAAGCTGTGCAAAGTGGAGTTCCGCTACTGGGGCATGCAGAACAAGATAGAGAAGTTCATCCACGATGTCG CTCTAAGGAAGACGATGCTGCAGGCCCATCGTCAGGCCTGGTGCTGGCAGGATGAGTGGGAAGGGCTGCAGATCGACGACATCCGCAGGCTGGAGAAGGAGACACAGCTGGCGCTGGCCCACAAGATGCACCGGCAGGACAGCAGTAACAGCATGGACAGCACAGTCTCG GAGCGAGATGAGGAGATGAAACCTGCTCCTCCTCAAGCCTCCCTCCGTACCACAGACGGGGACTTCCAGCCTCCCGCTGAGGACAGCACCCTGCAGGCCACGGAAACATCCCGGTCTGCGCCGCAGAACAGGAGCGCTAATG GTTGTGAGAGTAGAAACTTCTTCGAGTGGAGATTCCAGAGCATCATGCGGGACTCAGAGAACTCCAGCTCGGACGAGGAGTTTTTTGACGCCCAGG ATGTCCTGGATGAGACGCTGCTGACCAAGTGGAGCTCGGAGGAGATGGTAGCTATGGAGATGGTTGCCATGCCGCCAGAGACACCTGACAAACCACAGGAGAAAG ATGACTTGATTGAGATGCAAGAAGGAACCAAGGAGCATGCTGGGATACCCTCTCCCCAGCAGGAAGAGCCACACAGCGTACAGAGATTACCCACAAGCCTCCAGTCCTCGTCGCAAGCGGCCAGCTCCGCACCCTGCAACCTGCTCATTCTG GTGCTCCATGGCGGCAGCATCCTGGACCAGGGATCCTCCATCTTCGGCTCCAAACAGTCGGACATCTCAACTTTCACTTCCACGTTTGAGTCGGTCATCAAATCACACTTCCCGTCCATGGCAGGCCAGGTGTCCATCCAGCTGGTCACCTGTCCACGGGCCTGTGTGGAGGCGCTTTCTATGTTAACCAG TGTGAGCCCCTTCAGTACAGAAGCGGCGTCCCCCCACAGTAAGGGCAGGCTGCTCAGTAAGGAACACCTGCCCATCGGCGCCGTGCCGCTCCTGTCCGCCGCCAGCGCAGACTTCCCCGAGCACGTCGCGGCCGTCATCGCCCGGGCCAACCAGGTGTACCAGGACTTCCTGGGCTCACCTGAGGGAGCCGGCTTCTGTGGACAG GTGTGTCTGATCGGAGACTGCGTGGGAGGGATCCTGGGGTACGAGGCTTTGTGCCTGACTCAGCAGTACGGCAGTGGAGCATCCGAGGACCACAGCCCCTGCAGCCCCCACACACCCGGCACCGCGCACGCAATGGACAGCCCCTACACACCCGGCACCGCGCACGCAATGGACAGCCCCTACACACCCGGACCTGGCTCTGCACACAGGATGGACATGGACACaggtgggttagg GGACCACAGCCCCTGCAGCCCCTACACACCCGGCACCGCGCACGCAATGGACAGCCCCTACACACCCGGACCTGGCTCTGCTCACAGGATGGACATGGACACag AAGGGTCCAGTCTGCTGGAGGACAGTCTGGGAGACTCGGACCGAGGCGCTGACGGGGAAGTGTCGTCTCCGAGCTCCAGCTTCAAGGGCAGGTTTCCCAGCATCCCCTCTGGCCAGGACTCCGACTCTCCCAGGCGGAGGTTCCACCTGTCCTACGACAGCCCCGACATTCCCGCGCCAG GAGACCAGCCCACAAAGTTCGAGTTTGAAGTTGGGGATTTTTTCCTGTTCGGTTGTCCTCTCAGCCTCATTCTCATCATGCGGCAGCTCATTGCAGGCAGCGACAAAAAAG TCTGCCCGGCGCAACCGGCCTGTACCCAGGTGTACAACATGTTCCACCCCACGGACCCGCTGGCGGCCCGGTTAGAGCCGCTGATCCAGGACCAGTTTTCTCACATCGCGCCGGTCTCAGTCTCCAGATACCACAAGTTTCCGCTGGGCGACGGGAGCACAAACTTGCTGG TTGACGCGGTTCAGAGCCACCCCAGCCTGTTCATGTCCACCCTCCCGCTGCAGCCAGAGGAGCGGCGGCCGAGCGAAGCCAGCGTCTCGAGCCAGACCTCGCAGTCATCGGGGCAAGGGGACGCCATCCACTACCTGGCCAGCG TTACAAACCGTTGGTGGGGGGCTAAGAGAATCGACTACGCCCTGTACTGCCCCGAGGCGCTGACTGACTTACTGTTTCTCTCCTCTCTAGTTACGAACCGTTGGTGGGGAGCTAAGAGGATCGACTACGCGCTGTACTGTCCGGAGGCGCTCACCGCCTTCCCCTCCATGACCCTGCCGTACCTGTTCCACGCCAGCTACTGGGAATCTGCCGATGTCATCGCTTTTATACTCCGACAG GTAGTTCGAGTTGAGAACGTGAGCATCCACATCGGGGATGGGAAGGAGATGGCTCTCTTCAGCCCCACCCAGCCCCGGGAGAGGTGGCTCAAGAGACGCACAGCTGTCAAAATTAAG AACATGACAGCCAATCACAGAGCAGCAGACATCGTGACGCTGCAGAACACCGGCCAATCGCTGACGGCGAGGTTCATGTACGGCCCGCTGGACATGGTCGCCCTCACCGGCGAAAAG GTGGATGTGTATATCATGCTGAAGCCCCCTGCGGGAGAATGGGTCCATTTCGACACCGCCTTGACCAATAACCACGGCCGGATCAACTACGCCGTCCCGAAGGAGCGCCTACTGGGCTGCGGCATCTACCCTGTCAAGATGATCGTCAG AGGAGACCACACCTCTGCGGACAGTTTCCTGACCGTCATCCTGCCCAAGACGGAGTGCGTCGTCTTCAGCATCGACGGCTCCTTCACCGCCAGCGTCTCCATCATGGGCAAGGACCCCAAGGTCCGCGCAGGGGCCGTGGACGTCgtcag ACACTGGCAGGAGCTGGGGTACCTGATCGTGTACGTGACGGGGCGGCCGGACATGCAGAAGCACCAGGTGGTCTCGTGGCTGGCGCAGCACAACTTCCCGCACGGCGTCGTCTCCTTCTGCGACGGGCTATCCCATGATCCTCTCAGGCAGAAAGCTAACTACCTCAGGAACCTCGTGCAAGAG GTGGAGATTGTGGTCCACGCGGCGTACGGTTCGGTTAAGGACATCCCCGTCTACACGTCCCTCGGGCTGGACAGTTCCCGCCTCTTCATCGTGGGCCGACCCAACAAGAAGAACCAGAACCAGGCACAG tttattAACGAAGGCTACGCGGTGCACCTGAGTCACCTGCTGCACCAGCCGGCCAGCCAGCCAGCGAAGGGCGGCGCCTACATGGTGCTGCACAAGGGCTGCTTCAGATGTGTTTACTGTGTTCTAaccgttgtttgtttgttgttacagtttattAACGAAGGCTACGCGGTGCACCTGAGCCACCTGCTGCACCAGCCGGCCAGCCAGCCAGCGAAGGGCGGCGCCTACATGGTGCTGCACAAGGGCTGCTTCGGGCTGCCGGGACAGGCCAAGGGCATGATCCGACCAATGGCAGGCCGGCAGGCGACCATCTCACCAGGCTCCGCACAAGCAGCGCCCTCTAGTCAGTGA